One window of Triticum dicoccoides isolate Atlit2015 ecotype Zavitan chromosome 5A, WEW_v2.0, whole genome shotgun sequence genomic DNA carries:
- the LOC119303578 gene encoding histone H1, producing the protein MSTEVAAADIPVPQVEVAADAAVDTPAAKPAKAPKAAKAKKSTGPKKPRVTPAHPSYAEMVSEAIAALKERSGSSTIAIGKFIEDKHKAHLPANFRKILLTQIKKLVAAGKLTKVKGSYKLAKAPAAVKPKTATKKKPAAKPKAKAPAKKTAAKSPAKKAAAKPKAKAPAKAKAVAKPKAAAKPKAAAKPKAKAAAKKAPAAATPKKPAAARKPPTKRATPVKKAAPAKKPAAKKAKK; encoded by the exons ATGTCGACTGAAGTGGCTGCTGCTGACATCCCGGTGCCTCAGGTGGAGGTAGCCGCCGACGCCGCCGTTGACACGCCGGCGGCGAAGCCGGCCAAGGCGCCCAAGGCGGCCAAGGCCAAGAAGTCCACTGGCCCGAAGAAGCCCCGCGTCACCCCGGCCCACCCGTCCTACGCCGAG ATGGTGTCGGAGGCGATCGCCGCCCTGAAGGAGAGGAGCGGGTCGAGCACCATCGCGATCGGCAAGTTCATCGAGGACAAGCACAAGGCGCACCTCCCGGCCAACTTCCGCAAGATCCTGCTCACCCAGATCAAGAAGCTCGTCGCCGCTGGCAAGCTGACCAAGGTCAAGGGCTCCTACAAGCTGGCCAAGGCCCCCGCCGCCGTCAAGCCCAAGACGGCCACCAAGAAGAAGCCGGCCGCCAAGCCCAAGGCCAAGGCGCCAGCCAAGAAGACTGCCGCCAAGTCCCCGGCCAAGAAGGCCGCcgcgaagcccaaggccaaggccccAGCCAAGGCCAAGGCCGTCGCGAAGCCCAAGGCAGCAGCCAAGCCTAAGGCGGCCGCCAAGCCCAAGGCCAAGGCTGCCGCCAAGAAGGCGCCGGCCGCCGCGACCCCCAAGAAGCCCGCCGCCGCCCGGAAGCCGCCCACCAAGCGCGCGACGCCGGTGAAGAAGGCGGCCCCCGCCAAGAAGCCCGCGGCCAAGAAGGCCAAGAAGTAG